In Apium graveolens cultivar Ventura chromosome 10, ASM990537v1, whole genome shotgun sequence, the following are encoded in one genomic region:
- the LOC141691394 gene encoding uncharacterized protein LOC141691394 has product MASPCLLGPPEIKNPKPSPSLASSESANTGNPFLDLLNSNFNSITKPLSPPKSRTENSSPTYSSTGNPCLDFFFHVVPNMHESTLINYLTSAYAHCPITTIKLVCNLRGVHATGKSDKEGFYKAALWLHKHHPKTLACNVGSVAKFGYFKDLLEILYRILLGSDVRKVATEAHSKRKLAKQEKTKRSRSSDYNRRGKTERPFGHNSWSDGGKKKKKNKGVSDASKVASREARVLASRKRDAIEKKEARRRREEERIDRAKVAITRYGSDSDYRFLFERISDFFAECLKTDLVLFKSGKLREISLAAKWCPSLDSSYDRVTLVCERIARKMFPKEEYEAGLLDAYYAYRVRDRLRKEVLVPLRKALLERQRRPAKELKAGGMGEKVKTDKKGGFLKGKVRDGWFPHEIIEGINYGDGKLAESQWKRMVHRLSMKGKLKNCLAVCDVSSKMNGVSMEVALALGVLLSELSEEPWRRNILTLNTKPELLKVEGEDLRSKIEFVREMKLGGKPDLQKVFGLILQSAMIGNVKEDQMIKRVFVFSDMEFYQVTNQSNQWETDYQAITRKFSEKGYSVPEIVFWNVRNSRATPVVANQQGVALVSGYSKNLMTLFLEDGGAELNPEKFMQKAIAGEEYSELVVLD; this is encoded by the coding sequence ATGGCGTCTCCGTGCTTATTAGGACCCCCTGAGATTAAAAACCCTAAACCCTCACCATCTTTAGCCAGCTCAGAATCAGCAAACACAGGCAATCCTTTTCTTGATCTCTTGAATTCCAACTTTAATTCCATTACTAAACCACTTAGCCCTCCCAAATCTCGAACTGAAAACTCATCTCCAACTTATTCATCTACCGGAAACCCATGTCTTGATTTCTTCTTCCATGTTGTTCCTAACATGCATGAGTCAACCCTAATTAATTATCTCACATCCGCGTATGCTCATTGCCCGATCACAACTATTAAACTAGTTTGTAATCTTCGTGGCGTTCATGCTACTGGAAAGTCTGATAAGGAGGGATTTTATAAGGCTGCGCTTTGGCTTCATAAGCATCACCCTAAAACCCTAGCTTGTAATGTAGGATCAGTAGCGAAGTTCGGTTACTTTAAGGATTTGTTAGAGATTTTGTATCGGATACTTTTAGGAAGTGATGTGAGGAAGGTAGCTACGGAAGCTCATTCAAAGAGGAAACTTGCAAAACAAGAAAAGACTAAGCGTTCTCGTTCCAGTGATTATAATCGAAGGGGTAAGACTGAGAGGCCTTTTGGACATAACAGTTGGTCGGATGGAGgtaaaaagaagaagaagaataagGGGGTGAGTGATGCGAGTAAGGTAGCGTCGAGAGAGGCTAGAGTGTTGGCTTCAAGAAAGAGAGATGCGATTGAGAAGAAGGAGGCTAGAAGGCGTAGGGAAGAGGAAAGAATTGACAGGGCTAAAGTAGCAATTACTAGATATGGAAGTGATTCTGATTATAGGTTTTTATTTGAGAGAATTTCAGATTTCTTTGCAGAATGTTTAAAAACTGATCTCGTATTGTTCAAGTCCGGCAAATTGAGGGAAATTAGTTTAGCTGCTAAATGGTGTCCCTCATTAGATTCATCGTATGATAGAGTTACATTGGTGTGTGAACGTATAGCAAGAAAGATGTTCCCCAAAGAGGAGTATGAGGCTGGTTTGTTGGATGCTTATTATGCTTATCGTGTTCGTGACCGGTTGAGAAAAGAAGTGCTTGTTCCCCTTCGTAAGGCATTGCTTGAGAGGCAGAGGAGGCCTGCTAAGGAGTTGAAGGCAGGCGGAATGGGTGAGAAAGTAAAAACCGATAAGAAGGGAGGATTTCTGAAAGGGAAAGTGAGGGATGGTTGGTTTCCGCATGAGATAATAGAGGGTATAAACTACGGGGATGGGAAATTAGCCGAGAGCCAATGGAAAAGAATGGTACATAGATTGTCCATGAAAGGAAAGTTGAAAAATTGTCTGGCTGTGTGTGATGTATCTTCTAAAATGAATGGTGTTTCCATGGAGGTGGCACTGGCTTTGGGTGTGCTACTATCTGAATTAAGCGAGGAACCTTGGAGGCGCAATATTCTCACGTTGAACACCAAGCCAGAGCTGCTAAAAGTGGAAGGAGAGGATTTGAGATCAAAAATTGAATTCGTGAGGGAAATGAAGCTGGGAGGTAAACCTGATCTTCAGAAGGTATTTGGTTTGATATTGCAATCAGCCATGATTGGGAATGTAAAAGAGGACCAGATGATTAAAAGGGTGTTTGTGTTTAGTGACATGGAATTCTATCAGGTCACAAACCAATCAAACCAATGGGAAACAGATTATCAAGCTATCACCCGGAAGTTTTCAGAGAAAGGCTATTCTGTTCCGGAGATAGTATTCTGGAACGTGAGGAACTCTAGAGCGACGCCTGTTGTGGCAAACCAGCAAGGGGTGGCACTTGTTAGTGGCTATTCCAAAAATTTGATGACACTTTTCTTGGAGGATGGTGGGGCTGAGTT